In Musa acuminata AAA Group cultivar baxijiao chromosome BXJ2-8, Cavendish_Baxijiao_AAA, whole genome shotgun sequence, one genomic interval encodes:
- the LOC135620073 gene encoding cytosolic Fe-S cluster assembly factor NBP35-like: MENGNHDIPENANEHCPGPQSEEAGKADACAGCPNQQICATAPTGPDPDMVTIAERMAAIKHKILVLSGKGGVGKSTFSAQLSFALAEMNYQVGLLDIDICGPSIPKMLGLEGQDIHQSNLGWSPVYVESNLGVMSIGFMLPHPDEAVIWRGPRKNGLIKQFLKDVDWGELDYLVVDAPPGTSDEHISIVQFLQATGIDGAIIVTTPQQVSLIDVRKEISFCKKVGIRVLGVVENMSGMWQSISDFRFVKSNETGDENDVTEWALSYIRSNAPELLSVIACSEVFDSSGGGAAKMCTEMGVPFLGKVPLDPHLCRAAEEGRSCFADKKCTVSAPALRQIIQKLISLGQQIFEG; this comes from the exons atggAGAATGGAAATCACGACATCCCTGAGAACGCAAATGAAC ATTGCCCGGGGCCGCAGTCGGAGGAGGCGGGGAAGGCAGATGCCTGCGCCGGGTGCCCTAATCAGCAAATCTGTGCCACTGCCCCAACTGGCCCCGACCCTG ATATGGTGACTATAGCAGAAAGAATGGCGGCTATTAAACACAAAATACTGGTTCTATCTGGAAAGGGTGGAGTTGGAAAAAGTACGTTCTCTGCACAGCTCTCGTTTGCGTTGGCTGAGATGAACTACCAGGTTGGCCTTCTTGACATAGATATATGTGGGCCTAGCATCCCCAAGATGCTTGGTCTTGAAGGGCAGGACATCCACCAAAGCAACCTTGGTTGGTCCCCTGTCTATGTCGAATCAAACCTTGGGGTCATGTCAATTGGTTTCATGCTCCCCCACCCTGATGAGGCTGTTATATGGAGGGGTCCTCGCAAGAACGGACTCATCAAACAGTTCTTGAAGGATGTGGATTGGGGAGAGCTGGACTATCTTGTGGTGGATGCCCCCCCTGGGACATCCGACGAGCATATTTCTATAGTTCAGTTTCTGCAAGCCACCGGCATAGATGGTGCTATCATTGTGACCACCCCACAACAGGTGTCTTTGATCGATGTGCGCAAGGAGATCAGCTTTTGCAAGAAGGTCGGCATCCGGGTTCTGGGGGTTGTTGAGAACATGAGTGGGATGTGGCAGTCCATCTCAGATTTCAGGTTTGTGAAGTCGAATGAGACTGGAGATGAGAATGATGTAACCGAGTGGGCACTTAGTTACATTAGATCGAACGCCCCAGAGCTGCTGTCTGTGATTGCATGCAGTGAGGTGTTCGATAGCAGTGGAGGTGGGGCTGCAAAGATGTGCACTGAAATGGGAGTCCCATTTCTCGGGAAAGTGCCATTGGATCCTCATCTTTGTCGTGCAGCGGAGGAAGGGCGCTCATGTTTTGCTGATAAAAAATGCACCGTGAGTGCTCCAGCACTACGGCAAATTATCCAGAAGCTCATTTCCTTGGGTCAGCAAATTTTTGAGGGATGA